Proteins from a genomic interval of Undibacterium parvum:
- the pdxR gene encoding MocR-like pyridoxine biosynthesis transcription factor PdxR, which yields MMSLFIQSVQLDPAAKTALFRQLYGAIKQAILAGTLQPGMQLPPTRDFSLALGVSRQTVLNAYDLLLAEGYLLGEVGKGTYVHHQLPAGAVPKLPGTLGVSSSGADAPGLSQRGLRYADTRGQSRIHQDKTRVFRVSMPGLDAFPFDTWARLEARRWRHHEDQLGYSDPAGYLPLRELLAVYLKAARGVNCHAGQIIITSGSQQALYLLPTVLLDPGDAAWIESPGYRGAIAPLLAAQAEICHVPVDAEGLDVGYAASHYPHAKLAYVTPSHQLPLGMTMSLQRRLALLAWAKQRRAWVIEDDYDSEYRYSGAPLASLQSLDQSGNVIYVGTLSKVLFPGLRLGYMVLPETLVAPMLQAKTTIDKHTAIVPQMVLADFMAQGHFGRHIKRTRKLYAQRQAALLHALDTSLKDELVCGASDGGLDLAVHFKRQRDEQAVVQAGLAAGMELRGLSHYAMSPELAAAANFSAGLLLGFSSVTEAEIEQGAATLLRVLTKMK from the coding sequence ATGATGTCTTTATTTATCCAGTCTGTGCAATTAGATCCCGCTGCCAAGACCGCCTTATTTCGCCAACTGTATGGGGCGATCAAGCAGGCTATTCTGGCAGGCACGCTGCAGCCCGGCATGCAGTTGCCGCCTACCCGTGATTTTTCACTGGCGCTGGGGGTATCGCGCCAAACCGTCTTGAATGCCTACGACTTATTACTGGCCGAAGGTTATTTACTTGGCGAAGTAGGTAAGGGCACTTACGTCCATCATCAATTGCCAGCAGGCGCGGTGCCTAAGTTGCCAGGCACTTTGGGTGTATCCAGCTCTGGCGCGGATGCTCCAGGCCTGTCGCAGCGTGGCTTGCGCTATGCCGATACGCGAGGTCAGTCGCGTATCCATCAGGATAAAACCCGCGTATTTCGGGTCAGCATGCCAGGCTTGGATGCCTTCCCGTTTGACACCTGGGCCAGACTGGAAGCGCGCCGCTGGCGCCATCACGAAGACCAGCTAGGCTATAGCGATCCGGCTGGTTATCTGCCGCTACGCGAATTATTGGCGGTGTATCTGAAAGCGGCGCGTGGGGTCAATTGCCATGCCGGGCAAATCATCATCACTTCAGGTTCGCAGCAAGCCCTGTATTTACTGCCCACCGTCTTACTCGATCCGGGTGATGCTGCATGGATAGAGTCGCCCGGCTATCGCGGCGCGATCGCGCCTTTGCTGGCGGCGCAGGCCGAAATCTGCCATGTGCCAGTCGATGCAGAAGGACTCGATGTCGGCTACGCCGCCAGCCATTATCCGCATGCCAAATTGGCGTATGTCACGCCTTCGCATCAACTGCCTTTGGGGATGACCATGAGTCTGCAAAGGCGGCTGGCCTTGCTGGCTTGGGCCAAACAGCGGCGCGCCTGGGTGATCGAGGATGATTATGATAGCGAATACCGCTATAGCGGGGCGCCCTTAGCTTCGCTGCAAAGTCTGGATCAGAGTGGCAATGTGATTTATGTAGGCACCCTCTCCAAGGTGCTGTTTCCCGGTTTGCGGCTAGGCTATATGGTGCTGCCCGAGACCTTAGTTGCGCCTATGCTGCAGGCCAAAACCACCATCGATAAACACACGGCGATCGTGCCGCAAATGGTGCTGGCAGATTTTATGGCGCAAGGGCATTTTGGCCGGCATATCAAACGCACCCGCAAGTTGTATGCGCAAAGGCAAGCGGCCTTGCTGCACGCCTTAGACACTAGCTTGAAAGATGAATTAGTCTGCGGTGCCAGCGATGGCGGCCTGGATCTGGCGGTGCATTTTAAACGTCAACGTGATGAACAAGCGGTGGTGCAGGCAGGTTTGGCTGCCGGTATGGAATTGCGCGGCTTGTCGCATTACGCGATGTCGCCCGAGCTAGCAGCGGCTGCCAATTTTTCTGCCGGCCTGCTACTGGGTTTTTCCTCGGTGACGGAAGCTGAGATAGAGCAGGGCGCAGCTACATTGTTACGAGTGCTGACAAAGATGAAGTAA
- a CDS encoding CAAX prenyl protease-related protein — MFEPAFLQRALPFAAYLLFIFIADILLRAGWTADQLRWLYPVKIGVVALLLFSFRRAYLELHRTSDWRLKRHTLVSQINQASHQPHYLLAIITGAAVFVAWINLSADWMKLGDSAGFDPRIAGQLDWRLVLPRLVGAALIVPIMEELFWRSLLLRWITQQDFLTLKPAFIGLNAFVITALLFAFEHHLWLAGLVAGISYNWLYMRSGSLWTVVIAHAVTNGLLGVWVIYSGNWHYW; from the coding sequence ATGTTTGAACCTGCTTTTTTACAGCGAGCCCTGCCTTTCGCGGCATATCTGCTGTTTATTTTTATCGCCGATATCTTGCTGCGAGCTGGCTGGACAGCGGATCAATTACGCTGGCTATATCCAGTCAAAATTGGCGTGGTAGCGCTACTTTTATTCAGCTTTCGGCGTGCTTATCTGGAGCTACATCGCACTAGCGATTGGCGCTTAAAACGCCACACGCTAGTGAGCCAGATCAACCAAGCCTCGCATCAGCCGCACTATCTGCTGGCCATCATCACGGGTGCGGCGGTTTTTGTGGCTTGGATCAACTTGAGTGCAGATTGGATGAAGCTGGGGGATTCGGCTGGTTTTGATCCGCGCATCGCCGGCCAACTAGACTGGCGTCTGGTACTGCCGCGTTTAGTTGGCGCCGCTCTGATCGTGCCCATCATGGAAGAATTGTTTTGGCGCTCCTTGCTGCTGCGCTGGATCACACAACAAGATTTTTTAACGCTCAAACCGGCCTTTATTGGTCTCAACGCCTTCGTCATTACCGCCCTGCTGTTCGCCTTTGAACATCATTTGTGGCTGGCCGGTTTGGTCGCCGGTATCAGCTATAACTGGCTGTATATGCGTAGCGGTAGTTTATGGACGGTGGTCATTGCACATGCGGTAACCAATGGCTTACTTGGGGTCTGGGTGATTTACAGCGGCAATTGGCATTATTGGTAG
- the ybiB gene encoding DNA-binding protein YbiB, translating to MKTHHTEEIKEPFAAARFIKEIGRGKDGARSMSQEDAQLLYGAMLDQRVSDLEMGAILLSMRIKGESVAEIAGFLAAAEASTSLLTAPAASLYAPVIIPTYNGARKKANLTPLLALLLARKGVPVLVHGVLQDAGRVSTAEIFQALEHPLAQSKQEAEAQMAQQLPAFMAIDVLSPKMTRILAMRKILGVRSSTHTLVKILQPFTDAALRLTSYTHPEYLVMLQHYFSQVAPRERGDAFLMRGTEGETVANTARAQQIDWFHEGECTTLVHTHQSVSGDLPDTPQEIDAASTAAWIKAVLTGDIAVPPNIADQVEHCAAVAKLIQARV from the coding sequence ATGAAAACACATCACACTGAAGAAATCAAAGAGCCATTCGCTGCCGCCCGCTTCATTAAGGAAATCGGGCGCGGCAAGGATGGCGCGCGCAGTATGTCGCAAGAGGATGCGCAATTATTATATGGCGCCATGCTCGATCAAAGGGTCTCTGATCTGGAGATGGGGGCGATACTCTTGTCTATGCGTATCAAGGGTGAATCGGTGGCTGAAATTGCTGGTTTTTTAGCCGCAGCAGAAGCCTCGACCAGCTTATTGACGGCCCCAGCTGCTAGCCTGTATGCCCCGGTGATTATCCCTACATACAATGGTGCACGTAAAAAAGCCAATCTGACACCTTTGCTGGCGCTGCTGCTGGCACGCAAAGGCGTGCCGGTGTTAGTGCATGGGGTATTGCAGGATGCCGGACGGGTTAGCACGGCTGAGATTTTTCAGGCACTAGAGCATCCTCTGGCACAATCTAAGCAAGAGGCCGAGGCGCAGATGGCGCAACAATTGCCGGCCTTCATGGCTATCGATGTCTTGTCGCCAAAAATGACGCGCATTTTAGCCATGCGAAAAATTTTAGGGGTGCGCAGTTCTACCCATACCCTGGTCAAAATTTTGCAGCCGTTCACCGATGCCGCGCTGCGTTTAACTTCTTACACCCATCCCGAGTACCTGGTCATGCTGCAGCATTATTTTAGCCAGGTGGCACCGCGTGAGCGTGGCGATGCCTTCCTGATGCGCGGCACCGAGGGCGAGACGGTCGCCAATACCGCCAGAGCGCAACAGATAGACTGGTTTCATGAAGGCGAATGCACGACGCTGGTGCATACCCATCAAAGTGTCTCGGGCGATCTGCCAGACACGCCGCAAGAAATCGATGCGGCCAGCACTGCCGCCTGGATCAAGGCGGTGCTGACCGGTGATATCGCGGTACCACCGAATATCGCCGATCAGGTCGAGCACTGTGCTGCGGTCGCCAAGCTGATACAGGCCAGGGTGTAG
- a CDS encoding methyl-accepting chemotaxis protein: MKERSMMKTKLNFRSWGLGGKLSGIAFVLIFLTFFGFVAGIGNATYSVMKKRSLVEFTHLVDTVGNMLEIFDKTVRQDAMRANHLFEMQFAPEFSVDSANQIEVAGKMLDSLKNGETVLNLNTTIVDKFSVSSNALATIFLKQGDDFIRVTTSVKKENGERAIGTALDKNGAAYAQLIKGEEYVGMASLFGKNFMTMYKPVKNKEGQLIAVLFTGIDVVDSLKELKDKIKSIKIGETGYFFALNAKAGKDQGMLMVHPAKEASNIIDAKDASGREFIKEILEKKNGVIEYPWLNKELNETTARDKLVVFKYVNGFDWVIAGGTYIDEMNQASKEILIKFGVIALVLLLAFIGILASVIKRSISQPLAQVVGVAERMATGDMTANLESDRVDEIGQLIHAMNGISKGLSSVISEVRIGTETINVASREIASGNADLSSRTESQASSLEETASSMEELTSTVRQNADNARQANQLVVSASSVALKGGAIVGQVVGTMSEIKTSSSKIVDIIGVIDGIAFQTNILALNAAVEAARAGEQGRGFAVVATEVRNLAQRSAGAAKEIKALIDDSVSKVDYGSSLVDSAGKTMQEIVTSVQHVADIMSEISSASQEQSSGIEQVNLAITQMDEMTQQNAALVEQAAAAAQSMSEQAESLLQVVGQFKINSSVAPTAIASAKPLPKKLPQKAPQKAYQQSAAKPNAARPVKPKLIASSEKKRATDQEWEEF; the protein is encoded by the coding sequence ATGAAAGAACGTTCTATGATGAAGACTAAGCTTAATTTTCGCAGCTGGGGCCTGGGCGGTAAATTGTCTGGCATCGCCTTTGTCTTGATTTTTCTCACATTTTTTGGTTTTGTGGCGGGCATAGGCAATGCGACCTATAGCGTCATGAAAAAACGATCACTGGTGGAATTTACCCATTTAGTTGATACCGTCGGCAATATGCTGGAAATTTTCGATAAGACGGTACGTCAAGACGCGATGCGTGCCAACCATCTGTTTGAGATGCAATTTGCGCCCGAGTTCTCGGTCGATAGCGCGAATCAAATCGAGGTCGCCGGGAAGATGCTGGATAGCCTGAAAAACGGCGAGACCGTGCTCAATCTCAACACCACAATCGTCGATAAATTTAGCGTCAGCAGTAATGCGCTTGCGACTATTTTTCTCAAACAAGGCGATGACTTTATACGGGTCACCACTTCCGTAAAAAAAGAAAATGGTGAGCGCGCCATAGGTACTGCCTTGGATAAGAATGGTGCCGCGTATGCACAACTCATCAAGGGCGAAGAGTATGTTGGCATGGCGAGCTTGTTCGGTAAAAATTTCATGACCATGTATAAACCGGTCAAAAATAAAGAAGGACAGCTGATCGCGGTTCTATTTACGGGGATTGATGTAGTTGATTCTCTTAAAGAATTAAAAGACAAAATTAAATCAATCAAGATTGGTGAGACCGGATACTTTTTTGCGCTCAATGCGAAGGCTGGCAAAGACCAGGGTATGTTGATGGTGCATCCAGCCAAAGAAGCTAGCAATATCATCGATGCGAAAGATGCTTCGGGGCGTGAATTCATTAAAGAAATTTTGGAAAAAAAGAATGGCGTCATCGAATATCCTTGGCTCAATAAGGAACTTAACGAAACCACTGCGCGTGACAAACTCGTTGTTTTTAAATATGTGAATGGCTTTGATTGGGTGATTGCTGGCGGCACCTATATCGATGAAATGAATCAAGCATCGAAAGAAATACTGATTAAATTTGGCGTCATCGCCTTAGTCTTATTGCTGGCGTTTATCGGGATACTCGCTAGCGTGATTAAGCGTAGTATCAGCCAGCCTTTGGCCCAGGTGGTGGGGGTTGCCGAGCGCATGGCCACTGGCGACATGACCGCAAATTTAGAATCGGATCGCGTTGATGAAATCGGTCAACTGATACATGCTATGAATGGCATAAGTAAGGGACTGAGCAGTGTGATTAGTGAGGTCAGAATCGGTACCGAAACCATCAACGTGGCGTCCCGGGAAATCGCTAGTGGGAATGCCGATCTCTCCAGTCGCACCGAATCGCAAGCCAGTTCTTTGGAGGAGACGGCCAGTTCTATGGAAGAGCTCACCTCGACCGTGCGACAGAACGCCGACAATGCACGTCAGGCCAATCAATTGGTGGTGTCAGCCAGTAGTGTTGCGCTTAAGGGCGGGGCGATTGTTGGACAGGTGGTCGGCACCATGTCTGAGATTAAGACCAGTTCTAGTAAGATCGTCGACATTATCGGAGTCATCGATGGCATCGCGTTTCAAACCAATATTCTGGCTCTAAACGCCGCAGTGGAAGCGGCCAGAGCGGGTGAGCAAGGGCGTGGCTTTGCGGTGGTTGCCACTGAAGTGCGTAATCTGGCACAGCGTAGTGCTGGTGCAGCTAAAGAGATTAAGGCATTGATCGATGATTCTGTAAGTAAGGTCGATTACGGTAGCAGCTTGGTCGATTCTGCTGGTAAGACTATGCAGGAAATAGTCACTAGCGTACAGCACGTCGCCGACATCATGAGCGAAATCAGCTCGGCGAGTCAGGAGCAAAGTTCGGGCATAGAACAAGTGAATTTGGCGATTACACAAATGGATGAGATGACCCAGCAAAATGCAGCGCTGGTGGAGCAAGCAGCCGCCGCAGCGCAGAGCATGAGTGAACAAGCCGAGAGTCTATTGCAGGTAGTGGGGCAATTTAAAATTAATAGCTCAGTTGCGCCTACGGCTATCGCTTCAGCAAAACCCTTGCCGAAAAAACTTCCACAAAAAGCCCCGCAAAAAGCGTATCAACAAAGTGCGGCCAAACCAAACGCTGCGCGCCCGGTTAAGCCTAAGCTAATCGCAAGTTCTGAAAAAAAACGCGCGACGGACCAGGAGTGGGAAGAGTTCTGA
- a CDS encoding flagellar brake protein — MSASLSDDEIEDRFFLLGRMEILNALNDLIHRREAVAVYFNGGKDFILTLLLEARSDALIFDLGGDPRTNKMLAQATACVFIAAPDGIRVQFSGIQPQRISWGDTDAFWVPLPNQVIRLQRRECYRNVLPVLTALKVKLSNEYGVSLCDWVLHDLSVSGFGATVIGAPHFANDETVAHVVIALSDKTRLDCSGMIRHISQIDRNGKGRYRVGVKFIDLPHVVEVAIQRYIIKIEYERRKLLMK, encoded by the coding sequence ATGTCCGCATCCTTGAGTGATGACGAGATTGAGGATAGATTTTTCTTGCTTGGAAGAATGGAAATTCTCAATGCTTTGAATGATTTAATCCATAGGCGAGAAGCGGTTGCCGTGTATTTTAATGGCGGCAAAGACTTTATTTTGACGCTCTTGCTGGAAGCTAGATCCGACGCTCTGATTTTTGATTTGGGGGGAGATCCGAGAACCAATAAAATGCTAGCGCAGGCGACCGCCTGTGTTTTCATCGCCGCGCCTGATGGGATACGCGTGCAATTTTCTGGCATACAGCCGCAGCGCATTAGCTGGGGTGATACCGATGCTTTTTGGGTGCCGCTACCGAACCAAGTTATTCGCCTGCAAAGGCGCGAGTGCTATAGAAATGTGCTGCCGGTGCTGACCGCACTCAAGGTCAAATTGAGCAATGAATATGGGGTCAGTTTATGCGATTGGGTCTTGCATGATTTAAGCGTCAGCGGCTTTGGCGCGACGGTGATAGGCGCACCGCATTTCGCCAATGATGAGACCGTGGCGCACGTGGTGATCGCGCTCTCAGACAAAACCAGATTAGACTGCTCGGGCATGATACGGCACATCTCGCAAATCGATCGCAATGGCAAGGGTCGCTATCGGGTAGGGGTGAAATTTATAGATTTACCGCACGTGGTGGAAGTGGCGATACAGCGTTACATCATTAAGATAGAGTACGAAAGACGCAAGCTGTTGATGAAATAA
- the phoB gene encoding phosphate regulon transcriptional regulator PhoB: MQVSILVVEDEPAIQELIAVNLSLSGYQVMRADDAEIAVSLLRDHLPDMLLVDWMLPGQSGINLIRSLRAQARTRDLPIIMLTARGEQQDKILGLESGADDYMTKPFSPREMIARIQALLRRRAPHASSEIIEIAGMRLDPVTQRVIVGARQLPLGPTEFRLLQYLMNFPERVHSRSNLLDQVWGNSVFVEERTVDTHVGRLRSILEATGHHLMIETVRGSGYRLVQPQLKQLSTSI, encoded by the coding sequence ATGCAAGTAAGTATTTTAGTGGTGGAAGATGAGCCTGCGATACAAGAATTGATAGCGGTCAATCTCAGCCTTTCTGGCTATCAGGTGATGCGCGCCGATGACGCCGAAATTGCTGTCAGTCTGCTACGCGATCACTTACCTGACATGCTGCTGGTGGACTGGATGCTACCGGGCCAATCGGGGATCAATCTGATACGCAGTTTGCGTGCACAGGCGCGCACCCGCGATCTGCCAATTATTATGCTGACCGCACGCGGCGAACAACAAGACAAAATACTCGGGCTAGAGAGTGGCGCTGACGACTATATGACCAAGCCCTTTAGCCCACGTGAGATGATCGCCCGTATCCAGGCCTTATTGCGTAGACGCGCACCGCACGCCAGCTCAGAAATTATAGAAATCGCCGGGATGCGGCTCGATCCTGTGACCCAAAGAGTGATCGTCGGGGCCCGTCAACTGCCCTTGGGCCCTACCGAATTTAGGCTCTTGCAATATCTGATGAATTTCCCGGAACGGGTACACAGCCGTTCGAATTTACTCGATCAAGTATGGGGAAATAGTGTTTTTGTGGAAGAGCGCACGGTTGACACCCATGTCGGTCGCTTACGCTCGATACTGGAGGCGACCGGTCATCATCTGATGATAGAAACGGTCAGAGGCAGTGGCTATCGTTTAGTACAGCCACAACTCAAGCAGCTATCGACCAGCATTTAG
- a CDS encoding OsmC family protein — translation MHQYQAQIHWQRGEQNFADNLYSRAHDWQFDGGLTVPASSSPLSVPLPMSVAANVDPEEALVAAASSCHMLVFLWLACKQGFTVDSYTDKAVGTMAKNEFGKLAITRISLRPEIAFSGVRLPTAEELANLHHQAHEECYIANSLRAEIVVEAA, via the coding sequence ATGCATCAATATCAAGCGCAAATTCACTGGCAGCGTGGCGAGCAAAATTTTGCCGACAACTTATATAGTCGTGCCCACGACTGGCAGTTTGATGGCGGCTTGACGGTGCCAGCCTCGTCCTCGCCTTTATCGGTGCCCTTGCCTATGTCGGTGGCGGCCAATGTCGATCCGGAAGAAGCGCTGGTCGCTGCGGCCTCCAGTTGCCATATGCTGGTGTTTTTATGGCTGGCCTGCAAACAAGGTTTTACTGTTGATAGTTATACAGATAAGGCCGTCGGTACTATGGCCAAAAACGAGTTTGGCAAGCTCGCCATTACCCGCATCAGCCTGCGACCTGAAATCGCATTTTCCGGAGTCAGACTTCCTACTGCTGAGGAACTGGCTAACTTGCATCATCAAGCCCATGAGGAATGCTATATCGCCAATTCCTTGCGCGCTGAAATCGTAGTCGAGGCGGCCTGA
- a CDS encoding undecaprenyl-phosphate glucose phosphotransferase codes for MIKNHSELPMVSFFERLLDPFIITIALYLITILMHETFSGLYLVLTIIAFFISSFVYEQVDPARSWRSGGLLAYGRDIFTGWLSIVAILAFIGYASGLSRQFSAIVLLLWFVLTPFALLASHLSLRKITQNLRKEGEILSVVIVGASEAGLKLSARLRDNGNLNMRLSGYFEDRTEPRSQLEIPAALLGKMNDVAAYVREHQIKVLFISLPMSAQTRIHKLLDDLQDTTASIYFLPDVYTFDLMQARFDSIGGVPVVAICESPFIGLNSLIKRASDIVLASLIQILLTPLMLVIALAIKLTSPGPVIFKQRRYGLYGEQIIVYKFRSMTANDDGPNVVQAKKNDLRVTRIGKFLRSSSLDELPQFINVLQGRMSIVGPRPHAVAHNEMYRKLIKGYMLRHKVRPGITGWAQVNGLRGETDTLDKMKARIEFDLDYVRKWSLSLDLWIIVRTISVVLKRQNAH; via the coding sequence ATGATCAAGAACCACAGCGAACTACCGATGGTGTCATTTTTTGAACGCCTGTTAGACCCCTTTATCATCACCATTGCCCTATATCTGATCACGATCCTGATGCATGAGACATTTAGTGGTTTGTATCTGGTGTTGACGATTATCGCCTTTTTTATTTCGTCTTTTGTGTACGAACAAGTCGATCCGGCGCGCAGTTGGCGTAGCGGCGGACTGCTCGCTTACGGGCGTGATATTTTTACCGGCTGGCTCAGCATCGTGGCAATCCTGGCATTTATTGGCTATGCCTCGGGTTTATCACGGCAATTCTCTGCAATAGTTCTGTTGCTGTGGTTTGTACTGACACCGTTTGCACTCCTTGCCAGCCATCTGAGCTTACGCAAAATCACACAAAATTTACGCAAAGAGGGAGAAATACTATCGGTGGTGATTGTCGGTGCCAGCGAAGCCGGGCTCAAATTGAGCGCACGTCTGCGCGACAACGGCAATCTGAATATGCGATTGTCCGGCTATTTTGAAGATAGAACTGAGCCGCGCAGTCAGCTAGAAATACCAGCAGCTTTATTGGGCAAAATGAACGATGTAGCAGCCTATGTACGCGAACATCAGATCAAGGTTTTATTCATCAGCCTGCCTATGTCGGCGCAAACACGCATCCATAAATTACTCGATGATTTACAAGACACCACGGCATCCATCTATTTTTTACCCGATGTGTATACCTTCGATCTGATGCAGGCACGCTTTGACAGCATAGGCGGGGTACCGGTAGTGGCCATCTGTGAATCGCCCTTTATCGGTCTCAATAGTTTGATCAAACGCGCCAGCGACATCGTGCTCGCTAGTCTCATACAAATACTCTTGACGCCACTGATGCTGGTGATTGCGCTGGCAATTAAGCTGACTTCACCTGGCCCGGTGATTTTTAAGCAGCGCCGTTATGGACTGTATGGCGAGCAAATCATCGTGTATAAATTTCGCTCTATGACGGCTAACGATGATGGCCCGAATGTGGTGCAGGCTAAAAAAAATGATTTACGCGTGACCCGCATAGGCAAGTTTTTACGCAGCAGTTCGCTCGATGAACTACCTCAGTTTATCAATGTTTTGCAAGGTCGCATGAGCATAGTCGGGCCACGCCCACATGCGGTCGCCCACAATGAAATGTATCGCAAACTGATCAAGGGTTACATGCTGCGCCACAAGGTGCGCCCCGGGATTACCGGTTGGGCGCAAGTGAATGGCCTGCGCGGAGAAACCGACACCTTGGACAAGATGAAGGCCAGGATAGAGTTTGATCTCGACTACGTCCGTAAATGGTCTCTATCACTGGACTTGTGGATCATCGTGCGCACCATCAGTGTGGTGCTGAAACGACAAAATGCGCATTGA
- the epsA gene encoding XrtB/PEP-CTERM-associated transcriptional regulator EpsA has translation MDDLVVLSLREQEYLLRTIESALQVRRRRQFFLWTQGQFQSLLPHEIMVCIQFGGDGEVVHIECMHSVILDEQSKEQLCNPHDGFALRLARHCRNEERLPLLIEQGERSDSHPLSRLRAEMEIRKLGISVVHSTENLPGGASFFALFGLPDAADSRHSFFLELLLPYLHISLLRLVANAAEPLSNPGSGSSLARPVTAREIDILRWVKQGKSNFEIGIILGISALTVKNHLQKIYKKLNVQNRTQAVSRCMDLRLLG, from the coding sequence ATGGACGATCTGGTGGTACTGAGTCTGAGAGAACAGGAATACTTGCTGCGCACCATAGAGTCGGCATTGCAGGTGCGCAGGCGACGCCAGTTTTTTCTATGGACGCAGGGACAGTTTCAAAGCTTATTGCCGCATGAGATCATGGTCTGCATACAATTTGGCGGCGATGGCGAGGTGGTGCACATAGAGTGCATGCATAGCGTCATTTTGGATGAACAATCCAAAGAGCAATTATGCAATCCGCACGATGGCTTTGCTTTGCGACTAGCGCGCCACTGTCGCAATGAAGAACGCCTGCCCCTATTGATAGAGCAAGGCGAGCGTAGCGACAGCCATCCACTGAGCCGCCTGCGTGCGGAAATGGAGATACGAAAACTCGGCATCAGTGTCGTCCACAGTACCGAAAACTTACCTGGCGGCGCCTCGTTTTTCGCCTTATTTGGGCTACCCGATGCGGCGGACAGCAGGCATAGCTTCTTCCTAGAATTATTGCTGCCCTACTTACATATATCCCTACTCCGTCTAGTCGCAAACGCCGCAGAACCACTTTCGAATCCGGGCTCAGGTTCCAGCCTGGCACGCCCGGTCACAGCAAGAGAAATCGACATTTTGCGTTGGGTAAAACAAGGCAAGAGCAATTTTGAGATTGGCATCATCCTGGGCATTAGCGCGCTCACGGTCAAAAATCATCTACAAAAAATCTACAAGAAACTGAATGTACAAAACCGCACACAAGCGGTGTCGCGTTGCATGGATTTGCGCTTGCTGGGCTAA
- a CDS encoding FMN-binding negative transcriptional regulator, protein MYIPAHYSEKRLEVLHQLMQEHPLGTLITVEASGLNANHLPFELLAATPEAPFGTLRAHISRANPLWKNLQAESEAMLIFQGPSAYITPNWYEEKRISGEEVPTYNYAVVHAHGKLELIHDAQWLLNHLHALSDIHEASQPLPWKVDDAPPAFIDKLVRGLVGIEIPIKRLEGKWKVSQKQSAQDKVNMAAGLRATGGDDAVAMAALVEQSGAA, encoded by the coding sequence ATGTATATCCCTGCCCATTATTCTGAAAAGCGCCTGGAGGTACTGCATCAATTGATGCAAGAGCACCCGCTGGGCACCCTGATAACAGTGGAGGCTAGCGGACTCAATGCCAATCACTTACCGTTTGAACTGTTAGCAGCAACGCCAGAAGCGCCGTTTGGCACGCTCAGGGCGCATATCTCGCGCGCCAATCCGCTTTGGAAAAATCTACAGGCGGAGAGTGAGGCCATGCTGATTTTTCAGGGCCCTAGTGCCTACATCACGCCCAACTGGTATGAAGAAAAACGCATCAGCGGCGAAGAAGTGCCTACCTATAATTATGCGGTGGTGCATGCGCATGGAAAGCTAGAGCTGATCCACGATGCGCAATGGCTGCTAAACCATTTGCATGCCTTAAGCGACATCCATGAGGCTAGCCAGCCCTTGCCATGGAAGGTCGACGATGCACCGCCAGCTTTCATAGACAAACTGGTCCGGGGCTTAGTTGGTATCGAGATCCCGATTAAGCGTCTGGAAGGAAAATGGAAAGTCAGCCAAAAGCAGTCGGCGCAGGATAAAGTAAATATGGCAGCCGGTCTGCGCGCCACCGGTGGCGACGACGCGGTGGCAATGGCCGCCTTAGTCGAGCAATCGGGGGCTGCTTAA